A stretch of Solenopsis invicta isolate M01_SB chromosome 9, UNIL_Sinv_3.0, whole genome shotgun sequence DNA encodes these proteins:
- the LOC105201847 gene encoding lethal(2) giant larvae protein homolog 1 isoform X3 produces MLKFIRGKGQQPTAERQKLQKDLFAFRKTVQHGFPNKPTALAWDPSLRLMIIGTASGAIKVFGRPGVEFYGQHSVESGENAVTKIVALPNEGRVVSLCDDNSLHLWEINESSVVETKTLSLEGKLKKISAMCLESSGEHLLLGTEGGNIYLLNLKSFVTPENIIYQDVVMQNVPEDYKKNPGAVEAIAEQPGHPDNILIGYNRGLMVLWNKATPGAQQTFVSTQQLESVHWISENRFVSSHNDGSYAFWSPGSDAVPEPTTLYGPFPCKAVTKILVYPTAEHGELVLFSGGMQRASYGDRHTITVMAKEKHLVFDFTSKIIDFFTVFPKEEEGNNENLAGPEALIVLAEEELVAIDLTNPEWKMMALPYLVSLHASSVTCSQHVPNVPEELWEAIVAAGKAQTEHLYSDKLWPIDGGNILCQKPANPDKSKNKELLLTGHEDGTVRFWNASDVALTPLYKYNSSILFTGEHLDVLEQPPEDDEDEWPPFKKVGIFDPYSDDPRLAVKKVLLCPLSSTLVIAGTAGHIITAVISSEPINKEIKAITMNIVNDRDGFVWKGHDHLPPRTTSISFAVGFQPQSLLQLYPPAAVTALALHSEWGLLAAGTAHGLAVFDYTRSKAVSVKCTLNPNDLSGAGDTPISRRKSFKKSLRESFRRLRKGRSQRRTNANSPTRNTAPEKKKDSVASSPSGDLSQADLKPVERQVEARPVDDALGSMVRCLYFARSYIISLQNTTPTLWAGTNNGTVYVFTLAVPAGVRRTEEDVNCTLGKEIQLKHRAPVIAITILDGSSVPLPEPYEAEKGVTPGPDMTSTHRVVIASEEQFKIFNLPSLKPYCKYKLTAHEGSRVRKTGFAKFSCQVEPAGTHEETCLLCLTNLGDCLVLSIPELRRQLNAAAIKREDINGISSLIFTKAGEALYLHSSSELQRISLSAAKMTKAHCALNLPPHARSFTENTNEVAQEQGVIEGAPETEGETQGSQPPTAASRVITENGVVGTTEGEESPKEPSLRPATSSIDVNGEDDRQDLSSIGDITIDSVKDHLLNSPLFRNATSSEELHNRLAGLKMEVTSRTSEIATQNQSLVVKTTTVVTQTTNSTTANGEVETSQANETQHVNSTTVEREIRSGIETTTTHATITLPPNVEINAADLANLEVTTTTVTTTTERSKAPLARPEEVGS; encoded by the exons TTTCGGAAGGCCAGGCGTAGAATTCTATGGACAACATTCCGTTGAAAGCGGCGAGAATGCCGTCACGAAGATCGTTGCGCTGCCCAATGAG GGACGCGTGGTGTCCTTGTGCGACGATAATTCATTACATTTATGGGAGATTAATGAAAGCTCCGTGGTGGAAACGAAAACGTTGTCATTGGAAGGAAAATTAAAGAAGATCTCCGCGATGTGTCTCGAATCTAGTGGGGAACATCTCTTGTTAGGAACGGAAGGAGGCAACATCTATTTGCTAAACTTGAAGAGTTTCGTCACCCCGGAAAATATTATCTACCAAGATGTTGTGAtgcaaaa TGTCCCGGAAGACTACAAGAAAAATCCAGGAGCGGTCGAAGCCATAGCCGAGCAGCCAGGACATCCGGATAACATCCTGATTGGCTACAATCGAGGCTTGATGGTATTGTGGAACAAAGCCACTCCAGGAGCTCAGCAG ACATTCGTCTCCACGCAACAGCTGGAATCGGTTCACTGGATCTCTGAGAATCGCTTTGTCTCGTCACACAACGACGGTTCCTATGCATTTTGGAGTCCTGGTAGCGATGCTGTGCCGGAGCCTACGACACTTTACGGGCCGTTCCCGTGCAAGGCCGTCACCAAAATTCTCGTGTATCCTACCGCGGA ACACGGCGAGCTCGTACTATTCTCAGGTGGTATGCAACGCGCCAGTTATGGAGACCGACATACGATCACTGTCATGGCCAAGGAGAAACATTTAGTTTTTGATTTTACatctaaaattattgattttttcacTGTCTTCCCTAAAGAGGAGGAAGGGAACAATGAAAATCTTGCCGGTCCAGAAGCGCTTATAGTATTGGCTGAGGAAGAATTGGTAGCTATCGATTTGACCAATCCTGAATGGAAGATGATGGCTCTGCCTTACCTAGTATCTCTTCACGCAAGCTCG GTGACTTGCTCCCAACATGTGCCTAACGTGCCTGAGGAACTTTGGGAGGCGATTGTAGCGGCCGGTAAAGCGCAGACAGAGCATCTTTATTCCGATAAACTGTGGCCTATTGATGGCGGCAATATCCTCTGCCAAAAACCGGCAAACCCTGATAAGTCtaaaaacaaagaattattgCTTACCGGACATGAGGATGGTACTGTCAGATTCTGGAACGCATCCGACGTAGCTCTGACCCCTCTCTACAAGTACAACTCGTCGATTCTATTCACTGGTGAGCACTTAGACGTTCTCGAACAACCCCCGGAAGACGATGAGGATGAGTGGCCACCTTTCAAGAAAGTGGGAATCTTCGATCCGTACTCCGATGATCCACGACTTGCTGTAAAGAAAGTTCTCCTCTGCCCATTATCTTCGACATTGGTTATCGCCGGTACAGCTGGACACATTATCACTGCTGTCATCTCCTCGGAACCGATCAACAAGGAGATAAAGGCCATAACAATGAACATTGTCAATGATCGTGATGGATTCGTGTGGAAGGGTCACGATCATCTACCACCAAGAACAACGAGTATATCGTTTGCGGTCGGATTTCAACCGCAGAgccttttacaattatatccACCGGCCGCCGTTACGGCTTTAGCGTTGCACAGCGAATGGGGATTACTCGCTGCTGGCACAGCACATGGACTCGCGGTCTTCGATTACACCAGATCGAAAGCTGTCAGTGTCAAATGCACACTTAATCCAAATG ATCTTTCCGGTGCAGGCGACACTCCTATCTCTCGACGGAAGTCTTTCAAAAAATCTCTTAGAGAATCTTTCAGGAGATTGAGAAAGGGACGTTCGCAACGTCGGACAAACGCTAATAGTCCTACACGAAATACTGCAccggagaaaaagaaagacag CGTTGCTTCTTCACCGAGTGGCGATCTATCACAGGCAGATTTAAAACCGGTGGAAAGACAAGTAGAAGCGAGGCCCGTCGACGACGCTCTAGGCTCTATGGTTCGGTGCTTGTACTTCGCCAGAAGTTATATTATTAGCc TACAAAATACAACACCCACACTTTGGGCGGGCACCAACAACGGCACTGTTTACGTTTTTACATTGGCTGTACCCGCCGGTGTGAGGAGAACGGAAGAAGACGTCAATTGTACACTGGGCAAAGAGATACAATTAAAGCATCGAGCACCCGTAATCGCGATCACGATCCTCGATGGATCCAGCGTGCCGTTGCCGGAACCTTATGAGGCCGAAAAAGGCGTGACGCCCGGACCTGACATGACTTCCACGCACAGAGTCGTAATTGCCAGCGAAGAACAATTCAAGATTTTCAATCTTCCGTCCCTGAAGCCGTATTGCAAGTACAAATTGACCGCTCACGAAGGTTCCAGGGTGCGAAAAACAGGTTTCGCCAAGTTCTCGTGCCAAGTCGAACCCGCGGGGACTCATGAAGAAACTTGCTTGCTTTGTCTAACGAATCTTGGTGATTGTCTGGTGCTGAGTATCCCGGAATTAAGAAGACAGTTAAATGCCGCTGCGATCAAGAGAGAAGACATTAA TGGTATTTCTTccttaatatttacaaaagccGGAGAAGCGCTATATCTTCATTCGAGTTCGGAACTTCAACGAATTTCTTTGTCAGCCGCAAAGATGACGAAAGCGCATTGCGCGCTCAATTTACCACCGCATGCTAGATCGTTTACTGAAAACACTAACGAAGTCGCGCAAGAGCAAGGTGTTATCGAGGGTGCACCTGAAACCGAAGGAGAGACGCAGGGAAGTCAACCACCAACGGCAGCGAGCAGAGTTATCACGGAAAATGGCGTAGTGGGTACCA CTGAAGGAGAAGAATCTCCAAAGGAACCGTCGCTGCGACCAGCTACGAGTAGTATAGATGTAAACGGGGAAGATGACCGTCAGGATTTAAGTTCTATCGGAGATATTACAATCGACAGTGTTAAAGATCATTTGCT TAACAGTCCACTTTTCAGAAACGCGACGTCTTCCGAAGAGCTTCACAATCGTTTGGCAGGACTTAAGATGGAGGTGACTTCACGAACTTCCGAGATAGCCACTCAAAATCAATCGCTAGTGGTGAAAACGACCACTGTGGTTACGCAAACCACGAATAGTACGACCGCTAATGGCGAAGTCGAGACGAGTCAGGCAAACGAAACGCAACATGTAAACA GCACTACAGTAGAGCGAGAGATACGCAGCGGTATCGAGACAACAACAACACATGCTACCATCACTCTGCCCCCGAACGTCGAG ATTAATGCTGCGGATTTGGCCAATCTGGAGGTCACTACGACTACAGTGACCACTACTACAGAAAGGTCGAAGGCGCCGTTGGCAAGACCAGAGGAAGTCGGATCGTAG
- the LOC105201847 gene encoding lethal(2) giant larvae protein homolog 1 isoform X4 produces the protein MLKFIRGKGQQPTAERQKLQKDLFAFRKTVQHGFPNKPTALAWDPSLRLMIIGTASGAIKVFGRPGVEFYGQHSVESGENAVTKIVALPNEGRVVSLCDDNSLHLWEINESSVVETKTLSLEGKLKKISAMCLESSGEHLLLGTEGGNIYLLNLKSFVTPENIIYQDVVMQNVPEDYKKNPGAVEAIAEQPGHPDNILIGYNRGLMVLWNKATPGAQQLMGLFSRAQTFVSTQQLESVHWISENRFVSSHNDGSYAFWSPGSDAVPEPTTLYGPFPCKAVTKILVYPTAEHGELVLFSGGMQRASYGDRHTITVMAKEKHLVFDFTSKIIDFFTVFPKEEEGNNENLAGPEALIVLAEEELVAIDLTNPEWKMMALPYLVSLHASSVTCSQHVPNVPEELWEAIVAAGKAQTEHLYSDKLWPIDGGNILCQKPANPDKSKNKELLLTGHEDGTVRFWNASDVALTPLYKYNSSILFTGEHLDVLEQPPEDDEDEWPPFKKVGIFDPYSDDPRLAVKKVLLCPLSSTLVIAGTAGHIITAVISSEPINKEIKAITMNIVNDRDGFVWKGHDHLPPRTTSISFAVGFQPQSLLQLYPPAAVTALALHSEWGLLAAGTAHGLAVFDYTRSKAVSVKCTLNPNDLSGAGDTPISRRKSFKKSLRESFRRLRKGRSQRRTNANSPTRNTAPEKKKDSVASSPSGDLSQADLKPVERQVEARPVDDALGSMVRCLYFARSYIISLQNTTPTLWAGTNNGTVYVFTLAVPAGVRRTEEDVNCTLGKEIQLKHRAPVIAITILDGSSVPLPEPYEAEKGVTPGPDMTSTHRVVIASEEQFKIFNLPSLKPYCKYKLTAHEGSRVRKTGFAKFSCQVEPAGTHEETCLLCLTNLGDCLVLSIPELRRQLNAAAIKREDINGISSLIFTKAGEALYLHSSSELQRISLSAAKMTKAHCALNLPPHARSFTENTNEVAQEQGVIEGAPETEGETQGSQPPTAASRVITENGVVGTTEGEESPKEPSLRPATSSIDVNGEDDRQDLSSIGDITIDSVKDHLLNSPLFRNATSSEELHNRLAGLKMEVTSRTSEIATQNQSLVVKTTTVVTQTTNSTTANGEVETSQANETQHVNN, from the exons TTTCGGAAGGCCAGGCGTAGAATTCTATGGACAACATTCCGTTGAAAGCGGCGAGAATGCCGTCACGAAGATCGTTGCGCTGCCCAATGAG GGACGCGTGGTGTCCTTGTGCGACGATAATTCATTACATTTATGGGAGATTAATGAAAGCTCCGTGGTGGAAACGAAAACGTTGTCATTGGAAGGAAAATTAAAGAAGATCTCCGCGATGTGTCTCGAATCTAGTGGGGAACATCTCTTGTTAGGAACGGAAGGAGGCAACATCTATTTGCTAAACTTGAAGAGTTTCGTCACCCCGGAAAATATTATCTACCAAGATGTTGTGAtgcaaaa TGTCCCGGAAGACTACAAGAAAAATCCAGGAGCGGTCGAAGCCATAGCCGAGCAGCCAGGACATCCGGATAACATCCTGATTGGCTACAATCGAGGCTTGATGGTATTGTGGAACAAAGCCACTCCAGGAGCTCAGCAG CTGATGGGTTTGTTTTCGCGTGCGCAGACATTCGTCTCCACGCAACAGCTGGAATCGGTTCACTGGATCTCTGAGAATCGCTTTGTCTCGTCACACAACGACGGTTCCTATGCATTTTGGAGTCCTGGTAGCGATGCTGTGCCGGAGCCTACGACACTTTACGGGCCGTTCCCGTGCAAGGCCGTCACCAAAATTCTCGTGTATCCTACCGCGGA ACACGGCGAGCTCGTACTATTCTCAGGTGGTATGCAACGCGCCAGTTATGGAGACCGACATACGATCACTGTCATGGCCAAGGAGAAACATTTAGTTTTTGATTTTACatctaaaattattgattttttcacTGTCTTCCCTAAAGAGGAGGAAGGGAACAATGAAAATCTTGCCGGTCCAGAAGCGCTTATAGTATTGGCTGAGGAAGAATTGGTAGCTATCGATTTGACCAATCCTGAATGGAAGATGATGGCTCTGCCTTACCTAGTATCTCTTCACGCAAGCTCG GTGACTTGCTCCCAACATGTGCCTAACGTGCCTGAGGAACTTTGGGAGGCGATTGTAGCGGCCGGTAAAGCGCAGACAGAGCATCTTTATTCCGATAAACTGTGGCCTATTGATGGCGGCAATATCCTCTGCCAAAAACCGGCAAACCCTGATAAGTCtaaaaacaaagaattattgCTTACCGGACATGAGGATGGTACTGTCAGATTCTGGAACGCATCCGACGTAGCTCTGACCCCTCTCTACAAGTACAACTCGTCGATTCTATTCACTGGTGAGCACTTAGACGTTCTCGAACAACCCCCGGAAGACGATGAGGATGAGTGGCCACCTTTCAAGAAAGTGGGAATCTTCGATCCGTACTCCGATGATCCACGACTTGCTGTAAAGAAAGTTCTCCTCTGCCCATTATCTTCGACATTGGTTATCGCCGGTACAGCTGGACACATTATCACTGCTGTCATCTCCTCGGAACCGATCAACAAGGAGATAAAGGCCATAACAATGAACATTGTCAATGATCGTGATGGATTCGTGTGGAAGGGTCACGATCATCTACCACCAAGAACAACGAGTATATCGTTTGCGGTCGGATTTCAACCGCAGAgccttttacaattatatccACCGGCCGCCGTTACGGCTTTAGCGTTGCACAGCGAATGGGGATTACTCGCTGCTGGCACAGCACATGGACTCGCGGTCTTCGATTACACCAGATCGAAAGCTGTCAGTGTCAAATGCACACTTAATCCAAATG ATCTTTCCGGTGCAGGCGACACTCCTATCTCTCGACGGAAGTCTTTCAAAAAATCTCTTAGAGAATCTTTCAGGAGATTGAGAAAGGGACGTTCGCAACGTCGGACAAACGCTAATAGTCCTACACGAAATACTGCAccggagaaaaagaaagacag CGTTGCTTCTTCACCGAGTGGCGATCTATCACAGGCAGATTTAAAACCGGTGGAAAGACAAGTAGAAGCGAGGCCCGTCGACGACGCTCTAGGCTCTATGGTTCGGTGCTTGTACTTCGCCAGAAGTTATATTATTAGCc TACAAAATACAACACCCACACTTTGGGCGGGCACCAACAACGGCACTGTTTACGTTTTTACATTGGCTGTACCCGCCGGTGTGAGGAGAACGGAAGAAGACGTCAATTGTACACTGGGCAAAGAGATACAATTAAAGCATCGAGCACCCGTAATCGCGATCACGATCCTCGATGGATCCAGCGTGCCGTTGCCGGAACCTTATGAGGCCGAAAAAGGCGTGACGCCCGGACCTGACATGACTTCCACGCACAGAGTCGTAATTGCCAGCGAAGAACAATTCAAGATTTTCAATCTTCCGTCCCTGAAGCCGTATTGCAAGTACAAATTGACCGCTCACGAAGGTTCCAGGGTGCGAAAAACAGGTTTCGCCAAGTTCTCGTGCCAAGTCGAACCCGCGGGGACTCATGAAGAAACTTGCTTGCTTTGTCTAACGAATCTTGGTGATTGTCTGGTGCTGAGTATCCCGGAATTAAGAAGACAGTTAAATGCCGCTGCGATCAAGAGAGAAGACATTAA TGGTATTTCTTccttaatatttacaaaagccGGAGAAGCGCTATATCTTCATTCGAGTTCGGAACTTCAACGAATTTCTTTGTCAGCCGCAAAGATGACGAAAGCGCATTGCGCGCTCAATTTACCACCGCATGCTAGATCGTTTACTGAAAACACTAACGAAGTCGCGCAAGAGCAAGGTGTTATCGAGGGTGCACCTGAAACCGAAGGAGAGACGCAGGGAAGTCAACCACCAACGGCAGCGAGCAGAGTTATCACGGAAAATGGCGTAGTGGGTACCA CTGAAGGAGAAGAATCTCCAAAGGAACCGTCGCTGCGACCAGCTACGAGTAGTATAGATGTAAACGGGGAAGATGACCGTCAGGATTTAAGTTCTATCGGAGATATTACAATCGACAGTGTTAAAGATCATTTGCT TAACAGTCCACTTTTCAGAAACGCGACGTCTTCCGAAGAGCTTCACAATCGTTTGGCAGGACTTAAGATGGAGGTGACTTCACGAACTTCCGAGATAGCCACTCAAAATCAATCGCTAGTGGTGAAAACGACCACTGTGGTTACGCAAACCACGAATAGTACGACCGCTAATGGCGAAGTCGAGACGAGTCAGGCAAACGAAACGCAACATGTAAACA ATTAA
- the LOC105201847 gene encoding lethal(2) giant larvae protein homolog 1 isoform X6 translates to MLKFIRGKGQQPTAERQKLQKDLFAFRKTVQHGFPNKPTALAWDPSLRLMIIGTASGAIKVFGRPGVEFYGQHSVESGENAVTKIVALPNEGRVVSLCDDNSLHLWEINESSVVETKTLSLEGKLKKISAMCLESSGEHLLLGTEGGNIYLLNLKSFVTPENIIYQDVVMQNVPEDYKKNPGAVEAIAEQPGHPDNILIGYNRGLMVLWNKATPGAQQLMGLFSRAQTFVSTQQLESVHWISENRFVSSHNDGSYAFWSPGSDAVPEPTTLYGPFPCKAVTKILVYPTAEHGELVLFSGGMQRASYGDRHTITVMAKEKHLVFDFTSKIIDFFTVFPKEEEGNNENLAGPEALIVLAEEELVAIDLTNPEWKMMALPYLVSLHASSVTCSQHVPNVPEELWEAIVAAGKAQTEHLYSDKLWPIDGGNILCQKPANPDKSKNKELLLTGHEDGTVRFWNASDVALTPLYKYNSSILFTGEHLDVLEQPPEDDEDEWPPFKKVGIFDPYSDDPRLAVKKVLLCPLSSTLVIAGTAGHIITAVISSEPINKEIKAITMNIVNDRDGFVWKGHDHLPPRTTSISFAVGFQPQSLLQLYPPAAVTALALHSEWGLLAAGTAHGLAVFDYTRSKAVSVKCTLNPNDLSGAGDTPISRRKSFKKSLRESFRRLRKGRSQRRTNANSPTRNTAPEKKKDSVASSPSGDLSQADLKPVERQVEARPVDDALGSMVRCLYFARSYIISLQNTTPTLWAGTNNGTVYVFTLAVPAGVRRTEEDVNCTLGKEIQLKHRAPVIAITILDGSSVPLPEPYEAEKGVTPGPDMTSTHRVVIASEEQFKIFNLPSLKPYCKYKLTAHEGSRVRKTGFAKFSCQVEPAGTHEETCLLCLTNLGDCLVLSIPELRRQLNAAAIKREDINGISSLIFTKAGEALYLHSSSELQRISLSAAKMTKAHCALNLPPHARSFTENTNEVAQEQGVIEGAPETEGETQGSQPPTAASRVITENGVVGTN, encoded by the exons TTTCGGAAGGCCAGGCGTAGAATTCTATGGACAACATTCCGTTGAAAGCGGCGAGAATGCCGTCACGAAGATCGTTGCGCTGCCCAATGAG GGACGCGTGGTGTCCTTGTGCGACGATAATTCATTACATTTATGGGAGATTAATGAAAGCTCCGTGGTGGAAACGAAAACGTTGTCATTGGAAGGAAAATTAAAGAAGATCTCCGCGATGTGTCTCGAATCTAGTGGGGAACATCTCTTGTTAGGAACGGAAGGAGGCAACATCTATTTGCTAAACTTGAAGAGTTTCGTCACCCCGGAAAATATTATCTACCAAGATGTTGTGAtgcaaaa TGTCCCGGAAGACTACAAGAAAAATCCAGGAGCGGTCGAAGCCATAGCCGAGCAGCCAGGACATCCGGATAACATCCTGATTGGCTACAATCGAGGCTTGATGGTATTGTGGAACAAAGCCACTCCAGGAGCTCAGCAG CTGATGGGTTTGTTTTCGCGTGCGCAGACATTCGTCTCCACGCAACAGCTGGAATCGGTTCACTGGATCTCTGAGAATCGCTTTGTCTCGTCACACAACGACGGTTCCTATGCATTTTGGAGTCCTGGTAGCGATGCTGTGCCGGAGCCTACGACACTTTACGGGCCGTTCCCGTGCAAGGCCGTCACCAAAATTCTCGTGTATCCTACCGCGGA ACACGGCGAGCTCGTACTATTCTCAGGTGGTATGCAACGCGCCAGTTATGGAGACCGACATACGATCACTGTCATGGCCAAGGAGAAACATTTAGTTTTTGATTTTACatctaaaattattgattttttcacTGTCTTCCCTAAAGAGGAGGAAGGGAACAATGAAAATCTTGCCGGTCCAGAAGCGCTTATAGTATTGGCTGAGGAAGAATTGGTAGCTATCGATTTGACCAATCCTGAATGGAAGATGATGGCTCTGCCTTACCTAGTATCTCTTCACGCAAGCTCG GTGACTTGCTCCCAACATGTGCCTAACGTGCCTGAGGAACTTTGGGAGGCGATTGTAGCGGCCGGTAAAGCGCAGACAGAGCATCTTTATTCCGATAAACTGTGGCCTATTGATGGCGGCAATATCCTCTGCCAAAAACCGGCAAACCCTGATAAGTCtaaaaacaaagaattattgCTTACCGGACATGAGGATGGTACTGTCAGATTCTGGAACGCATCCGACGTAGCTCTGACCCCTCTCTACAAGTACAACTCGTCGATTCTATTCACTGGTGAGCACTTAGACGTTCTCGAACAACCCCCGGAAGACGATGAGGATGAGTGGCCACCTTTCAAGAAAGTGGGAATCTTCGATCCGTACTCCGATGATCCACGACTTGCTGTAAAGAAAGTTCTCCTCTGCCCATTATCTTCGACATTGGTTATCGCCGGTACAGCTGGACACATTATCACTGCTGTCATCTCCTCGGAACCGATCAACAAGGAGATAAAGGCCATAACAATGAACATTGTCAATGATCGTGATGGATTCGTGTGGAAGGGTCACGATCATCTACCACCAAGAACAACGAGTATATCGTTTGCGGTCGGATTTCAACCGCAGAgccttttacaattatatccACCGGCCGCCGTTACGGCTTTAGCGTTGCACAGCGAATGGGGATTACTCGCTGCTGGCACAGCACATGGACTCGCGGTCTTCGATTACACCAGATCGAAAGCTGTCAGTGTCAAATGCACACTTAATCCAAATG ATCTTTCCGGTGCAGGCGACACTCCTATCTCTCGACGGAAGTCTTTCAAAAAATCTCTTAGAGAATCTTTCAGGAGATTGAGAAAGGGACGTTCGCAACGTCGGACAAACGCTAATAGTCCTACACGAAATACTGCAccggagaaaaagaaagacag CGTTGCTTCTTCACCGAGTGGCGATCTATCACAGGCAGATTTAAAACCGGTGGAAAGACAAGTAGAAGCGAGGCCCGTCGACGACGCTCTAGGCTCTATGGTTCGGTGCTTGTACTTCGCCAGAAGTTATATTATTAGCc TACAAAATACAACACCCACACTTTGGGCGGGCACCAACAACGGCACTGTTTACGTTTTTACATTGGCTGTACCCGCCGGTGTGAGGAGAACGGAAGAAGACGTCAATTGTACACTGGGCAAAGAGATACAATTAAAGCATCGAGCACCCGTAATCGCGATCACGATCCTCGATGGATCCAGCGTGCCGTTGCCGGAACCTTATGAGGCCGAAAAAGGCGTGACGCCCGGACCTGACATGACTTCCACGCACAGAGTCGTAATTGCCAGCGAAGAACAATTCAAGATTTTCAATCTTCCGTCCCTGAAGCCGTATTGCAAGTACAAATTGACCGCTCACGAAGGTTCCAGGGTGCGAAAAACAGGTTTCGCCAAGTTCTCGTGCCAAGTCGAACCCGCGGGGACTCATGAAGAAACTTGCTTGCTTTGTCTAACGAATCTTGGTGATTGTCTGGTGCTGAGTATCCCGGAATTAAGAAGACAGTTAAATGCCGCTGCGATCAAGAGAGAAGACATTAA TGGTATTTCTTccttaatatttacaaaagccGGAGAAGCGCTATATCTTCATTCGAGTTCGGAACTTCAACGAATTTCTTTGTCAGCCGCAAAGATGACGAAAGCGCATTGCGCGCTCAATTTACCACCGCATGCTAGATCGTTTACTGAAAACACTAACGAAGTCGCGCAAGAGCAAGGTGTTATCGAGGGTGCACCTGAAACCGAAGGAGAGACGCAGGGAAGTCAACCACCAACGGCAGCGAGCAGAGTTATCACGGAAAATGGCGTAGTGGGTACCA ATTAA